The Mycoplasmopsis columbinasalis genomic interval GCCCTATTGTTGAAAGCACAGAAGAAATGTTGAATTGCAGTGACCGTGATGTCTTGTTGGAAATTCGTAATTTAGATGTTACTTATGGTAACGGTGTAAAAAGATTTAAGGCAATCAAAGACGTTTCGTTTAATGTTTACGACGGTGAAGTACTTGGTTTAGTTGGAGAATCTGGTTCTGGTAAATCAACAATTGGTCGTACGTTAGTTGGTTTGACGCCACACTCATTTGGCCACATCAAAATTCTTGACACTGTGATGCCAAAAAATGTGAATAAAGGGTTCAAATTTGGCAAAAACAAAAAGAAAATCCTTGACTTTTTAATAAATAAAGTGCAAATGATTTTCCAAGATCCAACCAACTCACTTAACCCTTACAAAAACGTTGAAACCGTAGTTGGCGAAGGCTTAACCAACCTTAAAGCTGCAAAATTTATTTACTTATATAACTATGACGCAGAATTTTTCGTTACTTTAAACCAAAGAATTAGAGAGCGAAACCTTAAACCATTATTTGAAGACTTTGAAAAGTTAGCTAAGGAAACTCCTGCTGATCACAAAGAAAGTTACCAAAAATATTTTGTTCAAACTTATCGTGAATTAATTAAGGCAACTAACCAAGACGCGCGTTATCAAGAATTTATTCCTTACTTTAACGAATCAATTCAAACGCGGAAAGAAATGGACAAACTTTCTGAACGTGCTTGCCGTAAGAAATTAATTTTACAAATTCTTAATTTAGTTGGACTTGATGATTCGGTGTTAGGTCGTTATCCACTTGAGTTTTCAGGCGGTCAACAACAACGTTTAGGGATTTGTCGTGCGGTGGTCTTACAACCTAAGTTGTTAATTGCTGATGAGCCAATTAGTGCTCTTGACGTTTCGATTCAAGCACAAGTTATTAATATTTTCAACGAACTAAAAGAAAAATTCAATCTCACAATCGTGTTCATTGCGCACGATTTACGGATGGTTGAATACATTTCTGACAGAATTGCAATTCTAAACAAAGGTGTTTTAGTCGAAATTGGACCAACCAATGAAATTATGAAACACCCAATGCACCCATATACTAAAAGTCTTTTAGATGCGGTGCCATCAATTGATAGCGAAAAAGGTTCACTTCTTGGTTATATTTATAACCCTGAAATGCACGAATATGATATGGAAACACAACCAAAATGACAAGATTTGGGTAACCAACATTTCGTGTTAGCAACCGATGAAGAACTAGAAACTTTTAAAGAATTGCAAAAACAAAACTTTAAGGAAATCTAATTAAGAACAAAAAAGAGCAAGTTATTTGCTCTTTTTTCTATCTGCAAAAAGCTAAGTCAAACAATGTATAATATCGATATTGACTGGTTGATTTGACAAAAATTGACAACCATTATTTTTTAAAATTTATAAATAAACCTATGTTGTAGTGGCATTGGTAAAGGCGGTAATAATGGGAATAAAGTATGATGCGTCGACAATTAAACAACTTAAGGGACTAGAAGCTGTTCGCAAACGTCCTGGTATGTATATTGGTAGCACCGACATTAATGGTTTGCATCATTTAATTTGAGAAATTGTTGATAACTCAATTGACGAAGCCTTAGCTGGTTATGCTGATTTAATACGTGTAACTTTAACCAAAGAAGGCAGTGTCAAAGTTGAAGATAATGGACGTGGTATCCCGGTTGGCAAAACAGAATCAGGCAAAAGTGCTGTGGAATTAATTTTTACAGAATTACACTCTGGCGGTAAATTTGGTGATGGTGCCTATAAAACTTCTGGTGGTTTGCATGGGGTTGGTTCTTCTGTGGTTAATGCTCTTAGTAACAAGTTAGTTTGTACAGTGTATCGTGACCGTAAGGTCTATGAAACAGTCTTTAACGCTGACTTGATTGCGCAACCAACAACTGAAATAGGCACCACGAACAAACGCGGTACATTAGTTGAATTTTGACCAAATTTCGAAATTTTCAAACGTGCACAATTTAATTTTGATGTGATTGCTGAACGAATGCGCGAAAGTTGCTTTTTAATTAGTGGTTTGAGAATTGTGCTTAAAGATGAAAAAACCAACCGCACCTTAGAATTTTGCTATGACGATGGAATGAATGCTTTTATTGATTTCATCAATGATTCCAAAAATCCTTTGACTCCAATTTATACTTTTAAAGAAACTGTGCGTGAAATTGAAGTTGAATTTGGCTTTCAATATTCTGATAGTTACAACGAAACACTGTTTTCTTTTGTTAATAATGTCAAAACCAGAGATGGTGGTACCCACGAAACAGGACTCAAAGCTGCTTTCACAAAGGTATTTAATGATTTTGCCATCAATGAAAAAGCTATCAAAGGCAAAAACACTTTTGATGGCGAAGACATTCGCGAAGGCTTAACAGTGGTTTTAAGTGTTAAAATTCCCGAAAAATATCTTGAATTTGTCAGTCAAACCAAAGATAAACTTGGCACGCCAGAAGCCAAAGGCGCCGTGGAAGAAATGGTGAGTGCTTCGCTGAAAAATTGAATTAGCGAAAACAACTCACTTGCTAAAAAAATCTTAAACAAAATTAAGCGAGCCGCGGAAAGTAGACTAGCGGCACGAAAAGCTAAACAGGAAGCTCGCAGCGCTAAAAACGCGCTTAAGGAAAAACAAATTTTAAGTGGCAAACTCACACCTGCTCAAAGTAAAAATGTGAGTGAAAAAGAACTTTTTTTAGTTGAAGGTGATTCAGCAGGTGGCTCGGCAAAACTTGGCCGCGACCGTAAATTTCAAGCTATTTTGCCTTTGCGAGGTA includes:
- a CDS encoding ABC transporter ATP-binding protein; translated protein: MAKFYCEKKLFGKKVCRPIVESTEEMLNCSDRDVLLEIRNLDVTYGNGVKRFKAIKDVSFNVYDGEVLGLVGESGSGKSTIGRTLVGLTPHSFGHIKILDTVMPKNVNKGFKFGKNKKKILDFLINKVQMIFQDPTNSLNPYKNVETVVGEGLTNLKAAKFIYLYNYDAEFFVTLNQRIRERNLKPLFEDFEKLAKETPADHKESYQKYFVQTYRELIKATNQDARYQEFIPYFNESIQTRKEMDKLSERACRKKLILQILNLVGLDDSVLGRYPLEFSGGQQQRLGICRAVVLQPKLLIADEPISALDVSIQAQVINIFNELKEKFNLTIVFIAHDLRMVEYISDRIAILNKGVLVEIGPTNEIMKHPMHPYTKSLLDAVPSIDSEKGSLLGYIYNPEMHEYDMETQPKWQDLGNQHFVLATDEELETFKELQKQNFKEI
- the parE gene encoding DNA topoisomerase IV subunit B, with product MGIKYDASTIKQLKGLEAVRKRPGMYIGSTDINGLHHLIWEIVDNSIDEALAGYADLIRVTLTKEGSVKVEDNGRGIPVGKTESGKSAVELIFTELHSGGKFGDGAYKTSGGLHGVGSSVVNALSNKLVCTVYRDRKVYETVFNADLIAQPTTEIGTTNKRGTLVEFWPNFEIFKRAQFNFDVIAERMRESCFLISGLRIVLKDEKTNRTLEFCYDDGMNAFIDFINDSKNPLTPIYTFKETVREIEVEFGFQYSDSYNETLFSFVNNVKTRDGGTHETGLKAAFTKVFNDFAINEKAIKGKNTFDGEDIREGLTVVLSVKIPEKYLEFVSQTKDKLGTPEAKGAVEEMVSASLKNWISENNSLAKKILNKIKRAAESRLAARKAKQEARSAKNALKEKQILSGKLTPAQSKNVSEKELFLVEGDSAGGSAKLGRDRKFQAILPLRGKVINTEKARLFEILKNEEIATIINTIGAGIGSDFDITKAQYDKVIVMTDADTDGAHIQILLLTFFFRHMRQLIENQKVYIALPPLFKISSTKAKKEVIYAWDELELKEILAQDKFKGAEVQRYKGLGEMNADQLWETTMSPATRTLVRVKIEDAALAERRVSTLMGDNVEPRKQWINANVEFTMEDNYQINGE